A genome region from Thermococcus onnurineus NA1 includes the following:
- a CDS encoding chemotaxis protein CheA codes for MEDLSQYLDEFLADARDRIDSLSNAILTLEKIVKEGGSEEEKKAMIDQIFRDAHTLKGTAATMGFMKLSEVAHKMENLFDLVRGGKIEPTPDLIDVLLEFLDVIEGMVDSIEENGNEGDFDVGELFEKAQKFFERSRPVEKAASSTQPKEPLTGEKTPEEAGAEAERTAPSGEKGELPRYRIKVYFHKDAQLRGVRAFLILSDLEELGEIIETKPGREIIEDGKADVDVLEFVVATEESPERLKHVVTRHPEVERVEVEEYHPAAGQENKTYTVTVYIQKDAPLKGVRSYLILQDLQKLGTVQRTIPDTVAIQNGDIIDGHYFKVLMVSNVLPNDIVKIVRKHPDVEDVKVEEGDSIEVETKEETEKSRGPEQQAEKKAESKPQKLKTVQTPKVKVSKIIKVDVSHLDRLMNLVGELVITKGRLEQIAERLGDRELLETLSTLSRLLTELQDEIMEMRLTPVAEVFNKFPRMVRELARKMGKEVEFIVEGADIEVDRTILDKLGDVLVHLLRNAIDHGIESPDEREKLGKPRTGKLELIAKRERSHVEIIVRDDGRGIDPEKIKRKAIEKGLITPERAAEMSDEEAINLIFLPGFSTKEQVTDVSGRGVGMDVVKDVVKSLNGTISVQSEVGKGSTFILKLPVSMAIIQALLIEVQGEVYAVPINNILESIEIKRENLKSIGGKDVIVLRGEIIPVIMLHELFGLPIPEKDEFPAIVVDLGAQKVAIGVDELLHKKDIVIKSLGKMLSHISGFAGATILGDGSVVLIIEINGLLGGGRSGI; via the coding sequence ATGGAGGACCTCTCTCAGTACTTAGATGAGTTCCTTGCCGATGCGAGGGATAGGATAGACAGCCTCAGCAACGCCATACTCACGCTAGAGAAGATAGTCAAAGAAGGCGGCAGCGAGGAAGAAAAAAAGGCCATGATAGACCAGATATTCAGAGACGCACATACGCTCAAGGGTACCGCTGCAACTATGGGATTCATGAAGCTCAGCGAAGTTGCTCACAAGATGGAGAATCTGTTTGATCTTGTCAGAGGCGGGAAGATTGAGCCAACCCCAGATCTCATAGACGTCCTTCTTGAGTTTCTTGATGTCATTGAGGGGATGGTGGACAGCATAGAGGAGAACGGGAACGAAGGGGACTTTGACGTCGGAGAGCTGTTTGAAAAGGCCCAGAAGTTCTTTGAGAGGAGCAGACCAGTAGAAAAAGCTGCCTCTAGTACACAGCCCAAAGAACCCCTGACGGGAGAAAAAACACCCGAAGAAGCCGGGGCTGAAGCCGAGAGGACAGCACCCTCTGGGGAAAAGGGGGAGCTTCCAAGGTACAGGATTAAAGTTTACTTCCACAAAGATGCCCAGCTCAGGGGCGTACGGGCCTTTCTCATACTCTCAGACCTAGAGGAGCTTGGTGAGATAATCGAAACGAAACCGGGTAGAGAGATCATAGAGGATGGGAAGGCCGACGTTGACGTTCTGGAGTTTGTTGTGGCCACTGAGGAGAGCCCTGAAAGACTTAAGCATGTGGTGACGAGACACCCAGAGGTTGAGAGGGTCGAGGTGGAGGAGTACCATCCCGCCGCGGGACAAGAAAACAAGACGTACACTGTCACGGTGTACATCCAGAAGGACGCTCCTTTGAAAGGAGTCCGTTCCTACCTGATTCTGCAGGATCTTCAAAAACTTGGAACTGTCCAGAGAACCATCCCCGACACTGTGGCGATTCAAAACGGTGATATCATCGATGGGCACTACTTCAAGGTTTTGATGGTATCCAATGTGTTACCCAATGACATCGTCAAAATTGTGCGCAAGCATCCCGACGTGGAAGACGTCAAGGTTGAGGAAGGGGACAGCATCGAGGTAGAAACCAAGGAGGAGACAGAGAAATCGAGGGGTCCCGAACAGCAGGCAGAGAAGAAAGCGGAGAGCAAACCTCAGAAGCTCAAGACCGTGCAAACTCCAAAGGTTAAGGTGTCGAAGATTATCAAGGTCGATGTCTCCCACCTCGACAGGCTCATGAATCTCGTGGGTGAGCTCGTCATTACCAAGGGCCGTTTGGAGCAGATAGCCGAGAGACTGGGCGACAGGGAGCTTCTCGAAACGCTCTCAACGCTCTCAAGACTTCTTACCGAGCTCCAAGACGAGATAATGGAAATGCGCCTTACACCTGTGGCGGAGGTCTTCAACAAGTTCCCCCGTATGGTTCGTGAGCTGGCAAGGAAGATGGGGAAGGAGGTCGAATTCATCGTTGAGGGCGCAGACATAGAGGTCGATAGGACGATACTAGACAAGCTAGGTGATGTTCTTGTCCATCTCCTGAGGAACGCCATAGATCATGGGATCGAGTCTCCAGACGAGAGGGAGAAACTTGGAAAGCCACGCACAGGGAAGTTGGAACTCATAGCGAAACGCGAGAGAAGCCACGTCGAGATAATAGTCCGTGACGACGGCCGCGGTATCGACCCCGAGAAGATAAAACGCAAGGCCATTGAGAAAGGCCTCATAACACCGGAGCGGGCCGCGGAGATGAGCGACGAGGAGGCCATAAACCTAATCTTCCTGCCGGGGTTCAGCACCAAGGAGCAGGTCACCGACGTCTCCGGAAGGGGCGTCGGAATGGACGTCGTAAAGGACGTCGTAAAGAGCCTGAACGGTACTATATCCGTCCAAAGCGAGGTCGGAAAGGGCAGCACGTTTATTCTGAAGCTACCGGTCAGCATGGCCATCATCCAAGCGCTTCTCATCGAAGTGCAGGGCGAGGTCTATGCAGTGCCAATAAACAACATCCTCGAGAGCATCGAGATAAAACGTGAGAACCTCAAAAGCATAGGTGGAAAGGATGTCATAGTACTCCGCGGCGAGATAATCCCTGTGATAATGCTCCACGAGCTCTTTGGACTGCCCATACCGGAGAAAGACGAGTTCCCAGCCATAGTGGTCGACCTCGGCGCCCAAAAGGTGGCAATTGGCGTCGACGAACTTCTCCACAAGAAGGACATAGTCATCAAGAGCCTCGGCAAGATGCTCTCCCATATCAGCGGCTTCGCCGGAGCAACTATACTCGGCGACGGTAGCGTCGTTCTAATCATCGAGATAAATGGGCTGCTCGGTGGTGGTAGGAGTGGAATATGA
- a CDS encoding chemotaxis protein CheC, with translation MEYENYEGYIKNLDEFAKSVLVETFNIGASRAADALSEMTGLTVNITVPEIDITPIKSVPEKVGEDIKIAVYIQLSGGFNGHAFFFMDFKDALTMFDLMMGMSPGSTTKFDEIVQSAVMEAGNILISAFANALSEFLGTEINQTPPNLAIDFPPAILDFALADIGQHCDYTMLLKTQMTVEGVEFREHFMILPHPFSMKKIIDTLLEGFV, from the coding sequence GTGGAATATGAAAACTACGAAGGGTACATCAAAAACCTCGACGAGTTCGCAAAGAGTGTGCTAGTTGAGACCTTCAACATAGGAGCCTCTCGGGCAGCAGATGCCCTCAGTGAGATGACTGGGTTAACTGTCAACATAACTGTTCCGGAGATAGACATCACGCCAATCAAGAGTGTGCCGGAGAAGGTCGGAGAGGACATAAAGATAGCGGTGTACATACAGTTGAGCGGTGGCTTTAATGGCCATGCGTTCTTTTTCATGGATTTTAAGGACGCCCTTACAATGTTTGACCTCATGATGGGAATGTCCCCCGGAAGCACCACAAAGTTTGACGAGATAGTGCAGTCCGCAGTGATGGAGGCGGGCAACATACTGATATCCGCTTTCGCAAATGCACTCAGCGAGTTCCTTGGGACCGAGATAAACCAGACGCCACCCAACTTGGCTATTGATTTCCCTCCTGCCATACTCGACTTTGCGCTCGCTGACATAGGCCAGCACTGCGACTACACCATGCTTCTAAAGACTCAGATGACAGTAGAGGGCGTTGAGTTCAGGGAACACTTCATGATACTCCCACATCCATTCTCTATGAAGAAGATTATAGATACCCTTCTGGAGGGATTTGTATGA
- a CDS encoding chemotaxis protein CheC → MRKYKSWFSEWYRDIFREASNIAISHALTALSNMIGEIEMEPPEVEVIPRTKFLATLAAEGISNSFVVMFDITEGLSGLTILQFPKKSAQALVSLLLGMAPSDDGIDDMGRSAIMEIGNILISVYTDILAKLIEEPVSLSPPKQAESPYDVERELARPDLRDVLEVIIFRTRFYQSSTGVESLFYLVPTKDAFDKLVGRLEAQVKDIEPVSQSDEGTGPKLDSSVPPVNSSTLKENEPGEG, encoded by the coding sequence ATGAGAAAGTACAAGAGCTGGTTTTCCGAATGGTACCGGGACATATTCCGTGAGGCGTCCAACATAGCGATAAGCCACGCGCTGACTGCACTCTCAAACATGATCGGCGAGATTGAAATGGAGCCCCCTGAAGTCGAGGTTATCCCTCGGACAAAGTTCCTAGCTACCCTTGCCGCAGAGGGAATAAGCAACAGCTTCGTCGTAATGTTTGACATAACCGAGGGACTCAGCGGCCTCACCATCCTGCAATTTCCGAAGAAAAGCGCCCAAGCACTCGTATCGCTGCTCCTTGGCATGGCGCCCAGTGATGACGGAATAGACGACATGGGGCGCTCGGCGATAATGGAGATAGGAAACATACTCATCTCAGTCTATACCGACATACTGGCCAAGCTTATTGAAGAACCCGTTTCCCTCAGTCCGCCAAAGCAGGCCGAGAGCCCGTACGACGTGGAGAGAGAACTTGCCAGACCAGACCTCAGGGACGTTCTGGAGGTTATTATCTTCAGGACGCGCTTTTATCAGTCCAGCACAGGGGTCGAGAGCCTATTCTATCTTGTACCCACCAAGGATGCATTTGATAAACTGGTTGGACGGCTGGAGGCTCAAGTCAAAGACATCGAGCCCGTATCACAGTCTGACGAAGGCACTGGGCCCAAGTTGGATAGTTCTGTTCCCCCAGTGAATTCAAGCACACTAAAAGAAAACGAACCCGGCGAGGGTTGA
- a CDS encoding chemotaxis protein CheD: MQEIKVGIGDYAVGKKAGIISTYGLGSCVGITLYDRLTKVGGLLHALLPEAAYYGNKGNPAKYVDTGLQLLLRDFQKLGGNPRRTEAKIFGGAHMFTNVTSDQLMIGKRNIEVAKKELKRLGIRLVAEDTGGKGGRTIYFDLSTGKVRMRKVSNGQVIEKIY, from the coding sequence TTGCAGGAGATAAAGGTCGGAATCGGCGACTACGCTGTCGGAAAGAAGGCCGGGATAATAAGCACCTATGGGTTAGGCAGCTGTGTTGGCATAACTCTGTACGACCGTCTCACAAAGGTAGGTGGCCTGCTCCATGCCCTTCTGCCTGAAGCAGCATACTATGGAAATAAAGGCAATCCTGCCAAATATGTTGATACAGGCTTGCAGCTCCTCCTAAGGGACTTCCAAAAGCTCGGGGGCAACCCCAGAAGGACCGAGGCAAAGATCTTCGGAGGGGCGCACATGTTCACCAATGTCACTAGCGACCAGCTCATGATAGGAAAGAGGAACATAGAGGTCGCCAAGAAGGAGCTGAAGAGGCTTGGAATCAGGCTCGTGGCCGAGGATACAGGGGGAAAGGGCGGGAGAACCATCTACTTTGACCTCTCAACGGGTAAAGTCAGAATGAGGAAGGTATCAAATGGGCAGGTCATTGAGAAGATCTACTAA
- a CDS encoding methyl-accepting chemotaxis protein, whose protein sequence is MEFKKKILAIVVLGLVLVTAVTSGMMIYAGKSTAGIVEEKMRPVVENQAKEAVEAQAEALANEFEAFFKGIETLGLVTKELTIVSLNKLKENGYDFGDPGYADKLRPIILEEFTTLSKAEPRISAIYFGDVNGNMFIYPEQDLPEGYDPRVRPWYKKAIEVNGPTWSEPYEDASSGKWVVTFAVPVYYEGKLVGVVGTDIYIDTLTQKIDKIKIGQTGYAYVVSPDGMIYMHPKHEYIMNLNVFDYESLKAVADILRSGKDRDVTIYTWEGVEAVAAGVKIPSTGWYVFTKVPVEEISAPIIAVVNDVQNTTTKTAIMLTGFIILLSIGIIIVAYKLISNSIKPLEALRDVAQALAEGRLSEVSRKLKQIHYIEDDEIGALIKAFEAVGKDLVGTLDTIASKLERLAEGDLSNGLTVEAKGELSGILEDLKDTTHKLKSLISEIVHVTNELEKRANVLAQISTDVTESINQVNEAVQQVSIEAQRQQENINEITEGMRFVAEVSAESVRAMDEFEGAVSEVVSIASEGREKGEVSARQIESIQETMRDIESAVTKVAEMSRSIEEITNVITNIAEQTNLLALNAAIEAARAGEAGRGFAVVAQEIRKLAEESKQAADNIKNIIDQITAEIRDAVDSTRRGVTVVGESAETLRETTNYLTNIADLLQDASGRMGEVKEQIIRTQDEVEKALRALENLAASAEETTASAEEVSSAVQEQTAATEELQRAANDLKNIVQDLREIISRFKL, encoded by the coding sequence ATGGAGTTCAAGAAGAAAATCCTGGCAATCGTCGTACTCGGGTTGGTGCTTGTTACAGCAGTGACCAGCGGAATGATGATATACGCCGGTAAGAGCACGGCAGGAATCGTAGAAGAAAAGATGAGGCCAGTAGTTGAGAACCAAGCAAAAGAAGCCGTTGAAGCACAGGCTGAAGCTCTCGCAAACGAGTTCGAAGCGTTCTTCAAGGGAATAGAGACTCTAGGATTGGTCACAAAGGAGCTGACAATAGTGTCCCTCAATAAGTTGAAAGAGAATGGCTACGACTTTGGAGACCCGGGATATGCCGACAAGCTCAGGCCCATTATCTTGGAGGAGTTCACCACTCTCAGCAAGGCAGAGCCGAGAATAAGCGCCATCTACTTCGGCGATGTCAACGGCAACATGTTCATCTACCCCGAACAGGATCTCCCAGAGGGTTACGACCCGCGTGTCAGACCGTGGTACAAGAAGGCCATCGAGGTAAACGGTCCCACGTGGAGTGAACCTTACGAGGATGCATCCTCTGGAAAATGGGTGGTAACGTTTGCGGTACCAGTTTACTACGAGGGTAAGCTTGTTGGAGTTGTAGGCACAGATATTTACATAGACACGCTCACCCAGAAGATTGACAAAATTAAGATAGGACAAACTGGATACGCGTATGTAGTGAGTCCCGACGGAATGATATACATGCACCCAAAGCATGAGTACATAATGAATCTTAACGTGTTTGACTATGAAAGCCTCAAAGCTGTGGCAGATATACTACGTAGTGGCAAGGACAGAGATGTAACAATATACACTTGGGAAGGCGTCGAAGCCGTCGCAGCTGGCGTGAAGATACCCAGCACAGGCTGGTACGTCTTTACCAAAGTCCCCGTTGAGGAGATAAGCGCACCAATCATAGCGGTTGTAAATGATGTGCAGAACACTACCACAAAGACGGCCATTATGCTCACAGGCTTCATAATCCTGCTTTCGATTGGAATAATTATAGTGGCCTACAAACTGATATCCAATTCAATTAAACCACTTGAGGCTCTTAGGGATGTTGCGCAGGCTTTGGCTGAGGGCAGATTGAGTGAGGTAAGCAGGAAGCTCAAGCAGATTCACTACATTGAGGATGATGAGATTGGCGCGCTCATTAAGGCCTTTGAAGCCGTTGGAAAAGACCTCGTTGGAACCTTGGACACTATAGCGAGTAAACTCGAGCGCTTGGCCGAGGGTGACTTGAGCAATGGTTTAACTGTCGAAGCCAAGGGTGAACTTAGCGGAATCCTTGAAGACCTGAAAGACACTACCCACAAGCTCAAGAGTCTCATAAGTGAAATCGTCCACGTTACTAACGAGCTCGAAAAGCGCGCCAACGTCCTTGCCCAAATTTCTACTGACGTCACTGAATCCATCAACCAAGTTAACGAGGCCGTTCAGCAGGTCAGCATTGAAGCCCAGCGCCAGCAGGAGAACATTAACGAGATCACCGAAGGAATGCGCTTCGTGGCGGAGGTCAGTGCAGAGAGTGTTAGGGCAATGGACGAGTTTGAGGGGGCCGTCAGTGAGGTCGTGAGTATTGCCAGTGAGGGCAGAGAGAAGGGTGAAGTCTCAGCCAGACAAATTGAGAGTATTCAGGAGACAATGAGAGACATCGAGAGTGCCGTAACCAAGGTTGCAGAGATGAGCAGAAGTATTGAAGAAATCACTAACGTGATCACCAACATTGCCGAGCAGACGAATTTACTTGCCTTGAACGCAGCTATTGAGGCCGCGAGAGCCGGCGAGGCTGGCAGAGGTTTTGCTGTCGTTGCTCAAGAGATTCGCAAACTCGCAGAGGAGAGCAAGCAGGCCGCGGACAACATTAAGAACATTATCGATCAGATTACGGCTGAGATTAGGGATGCTGTTGACAGTACGAGACGCGGTGTCACCGTGGTTGGAGAGAGTGCCGAAACCCTTAGGGAGACCACCAACTACTTGACAAACATCGCTGACCTCCTCCAGGATGCCAGTGGCAGGATGGGCGAAGTAAAAGAGCAGATTATTCGCACGCAGGATGAGGTCGAGAAGGCTTTGAGGGCTTTGGAGAACCTAGCTGCCAGTGCTGAAGAGACTACTGCCTCGGCTGAGGAAGTTAGTTCTGCCGTTCAAGAGCAGACCGCTGCGACTGAAGAGTTGCAGCGCGCTGCCAATGACCTGAAGAACATCGTTCAGGACCTCAGAGAAATAATAAGCAGGTTTAAACTCTAA
- a CDS encoding CheF family chemotaxis protein, which produces MAVAEARVKTAIISSWKGSAGVDWRDAIGIIQNDRLILRYLRMGEIVGEDNFPFSSLSDLSVNVPDNYKLNPEKEHFGMKFYIPGRGELTLILTIGDNLLIYDENKFREFIHTIFEILINGKAVKLLLARVKGGAINMEPQWQDGSLRIVSIKSAKRGKTERNVVVLDPDRKPIPIFSDVEDMDVEEIDMNGKKVEAWKIKHFYVNETIISYLYIPEKKTRLYVLRYLLKYIPGYFEFIMRVSKEFPMLQTEFREVMEKELKELESLDEMEKQILMALYSGLNPLEVHQFLGLDEREIEEIYDRMIDKGLLKIVMIRKVVDLTRDGRKIVNKLMEYGLMAM; this is translated from the coding sequence ATGGCAGTGGCAGAGGCGAGGGTAAAAACCGCCATAATTTCCTCATGGAAAGGCTCAGCAGGGGTGGACTGGAGAGACGCAATAGGCATTATCCAGAACGACAGGCTTATCCTGAGGTATCTCCGCATGGGAGAGATTGTTGGGGAAGACAATTTCCCATTCTCATCGCTCTCAGACCTGAGTGTAAACGTCCCCGACAATTACAAGCTCAATCCCGAGAAGGAGCATTTTGGGATGAAGTTCTACATTCCCGGGAGGGGAGAGTTAACGTTAATACTCACAATAGGTGACAACCTCCTGATATACGACGAGAACAAGTTTAGGGAGTTCATTCACACAATATTCGAGATACTCATTAACGGCAAGGCAGTAAAGCTGCTGCTGGCCAGAGTCAAGGGCGGAGCGATAAACATGGAGCCCCAGTGGCAGGACGGATCGCTCAGGATAGTCTCCATAAAATCCGCCAAAAGGGGGAAGACCGAGAGGAACGTGGTAGTTCTTGATCCGGACAGGAAGCCGATACCAATATTCTCCGACGTCGAGGATATGGACGTGGAAGAGATCGACATGAACGGCAAAAAGGTTGAGGCCTGGAAGATAAAGCACTTCTATGTGAATGAGACCATTATCTCCTATCTATACATACCAGAGAAAAAGACCAGACTGTACGTGCTCCGCTACCTGCTCAAGTATATACCCGGCTACTTCGAGTTCATCATGAGGGTGTCGAAGGAATTCCCGATGCTTCAGACGGAATTCAGAGAGGTCATGGAGAAGGAACTTAAGGAACTCGAGAGCCTCGACGAAATGGAGAAGCAGATCCTCATGGCACTCTACTCAGGTCTCAACCCGTTAGAGGTGCATCAGTTCCTCGGCCTCGATGAGAGGGAAATAGAGGAGATATACGACAGGATGATAGACAAGGGGCTCCTAAAAATAGTCATGATAAGGAAAGTCGTTGATCTCACAAGGGATGGCAGAAAGATAGTCAATAAGCTGATGGAATATGGCCTCATGGCAATGTAA
- a CDS encoding outer membrane protein assembly factor BamB family protein — translation MKRGVPVILVLILALSVLGTVTADDNPILWKGTVCDDVQYQKSIEAVAINDGRVYAGCSYRQLVNSSGMIGIYYLGQLVAYSFNGTFLWQNDSGYVVGLYPLSSGKVIVGTIGGFVTFDENGKFLSRNLTINKLYDFQILDNTVYAVDGDFFLENDSVTYVGHLYRGEIINDSVVLNSWIVNFTSLVSRVRVGEGIIYIGAGFPSGYVGPRQFGYVYGVLLNGTLSWTIETGQWVRDMELFGNDVIAGTGNGTFEGYLYRIDPSGNVVWKKELFYTEDIEIGDSRIYVGGMGNGNGVLAAIDPETGNMLWNQTFPFRVKVVKYVDGTLLVGVGKFESRQENGTTIIYTYGSLYALDAKTGNILGAVTDIGYVRSIAVEGNIAIVGTASSNFYAIDIQKLAGKKSSGICGPATFVGLAIIPLLLLRKL, via the coding sequence ATGAAACGGGGAGTTCCAGTGATTCTGGTGTTAATACTAGCTCTTTCAGTGCTGGGGACCGTGACCGCGGATGACAATCCGATACTGTGGAAGGGCACGGTCTGTGATGATGTCCAGTATCAGAAGAGCATAGAGGCTGTTGCGATCAATGACGGTAGGGTGTACGCCGGTTGCTCATACAGACAGCTGGTCAACTCGAGCGGAATGATAGGTATATATTATCTCGGTCAGCTGGTTGCTTACTCGTTCAACGGAACTTTTCTTTGGCAGAACGACTCAGGCTATGTTGTGGGGCTGTATCCTCTTTCCAGTGGAAAAGTTATCGTTGGAACCATCGGCGGCTTCGTAACATTTGACGAGAACGGCAAGTTCCTCTCAAGGAATCTAACCATTAACAAGCTTTACGATTTCCAAATCCTGGACAACACCGTTTACGCTGTTGATGGAGACTTCTTCCTTGAGAACGATAGCGTTACATATGTGGGGCACCTATATAGGGGAGAGATAATCAACGATAGCGTCGTCCTAAACAGCTGGATCGTTAACTTCACGAGCCTCGTGAGCAGGGTTCGCGTAGGGGAGGGAATAATCTACATTGGGGCGGGTTTTCCGTCGGGTTACGTGGGGCCAAGGCAGTTTGGCTACGTTTACGGCGTTCTTCTCAATGGAACGCTCTCCTGGACCATTGAAACTGGGCAGTGGGTCAGGGATATGGAACTGTTCGGGAACGACGTGATCGCAGGGACAGGTAACGGGACTTTCGAAGGTTATCTCTATCGTATTGATCCGTCTGGAAACGTGGTCTGGAAGAAGGAACTCTTCTACACAGAGGACATTGAAATCGGCGATAGCAGGATTTATGTCGGTGGGATGGGCAACGGCAATGGTGTTCTCGCAGCGATCGATCCAGAAACAGGGAACATGTTGTGGAACCAGACCTTTCCGTTCAGAGTCAAGGTTGTCAAATACGTCGACGGTACGCTCTTGGTCGGTGTTGGCAAGTTTGAGAGCAGGCAGGAGAATGGAACCACTATAATCTACACCTACGGCTCCCTCTACGCGCTTGATGCAAAGACCGGGAACATACTAGGCGCCGTTACTGACATCGGCTACGTCAGGAGCATCGCTGTTGAAGGAAATATAGCGATCGTTGGAACGGCTAGTTCAAACTTCTATGCGATAGATATCCAGAAACTCGCCGGGAAGAAGAGTTCGGGCATTTGCGGCCCGGCCACTTTCGTCGGGTTGGCTATAATACCACTCCTATTACTGAGAAAGCTTTGA